One genomic segment of Nocardioides cavernaquae includes these proteins:
- a CDS encoding DUF58 domain-containing protein produces MAGSAAAAVGDVLRRVPPVVRRGRERAGELAAPVADRVKPAWATLTPAARSLLVVALVAWVAAARGGWAEMAIVAAGILVLLALAALFMIGHTNLAVKMITEPPRVTVGEPVTGEVEVTNKAKTPLLPVRLELPVGAGGVAFDLPALRPGSVHSELFVVPTQRRGVIQVGPVTTGRGDPIGLFRREVTWTDVTEIFVHPAITPLEPLGAGLIRDLEGNVSEHTSQSDLAFHALREYTPGDDLRHIHWRSSARHGQLLVRQFLDTRRSHIQVIVDADPASYRDPEDFELAISAAASLLVRAIMDGFDATFLCGEHAMTRGTGRSALDSCSRAELTGEALAEVSGRGARLAPDTSLVCFVTGPHAPFTTLKRSASHFPIEVGEIAMIVDSTASASLKAVSDLPLLTLGKLSELPGLLKWGL; encoded by the coding sequence ATGGCAGGCAGTGCCGCCGCCGCTGTGGGCGACGTGCTGCGGCGCGTTCCGCCCGTCGTACGCCGCGGGCGTGAGCGTGCCGGTGAGCTTGCGGCACCGGTTGCTGACCGGGTCAAGCCCGCGTGGGCGACGCTGACCCCGGCTGCCCGTTCGCTGCTCGTCGTCGCGCTCGTCGCCTGGGTTGCTGCGGCACGGGGCGGCTGGGCCGAGATGGCCATCGTCGCCGCCGGCATCCTGGTCCTCCTCGCCCTGGCCGCGCTCTTCATGATCGGCCACACCAACCTCGCGGTGAAGATGATCACCGAGCCGCCGCGGGTCACCGTGGGGGAGCCGGTGACCGGCGAGGTCGAGGTGACCAACAAGGCGAAGACCCCGCTCCTGCCCGTGCGGCTGGAGCTGCCCGTCGGGGCCGGCGGTGTCGCCTTCGACCTGCCTGCACTCCGCCCCGGCAGCGTCCACTCCGAGCTCTTCGTCGTGCCGACCCAGCGCCGCGGCGTCATCCAGGTCGGCCCGGTGACCACCGGCCGTGGCGACCCGATCGGCCTGTTCCGCCGCGAGGTCACCTGGACCGACGTGACCGAGATCTTCGTGCACCCCGCCATCACGCCGCTCGAGCCGCTCGGTGCCGGCCTGATCCGTGACCTCGAGGGCAACGTCTCCGAGCACACCTCCCAGAGCGACCTGGCGTTCCACGCGCTGCGCGAGTACACGCCGGGTGACGACCTGCGGCACATCCACTGGCGCTCGTCGGCACGCCACGGCCAGCTCCTGGTGCGCCAGTTCCTCGACACCCGCCGCTCACACATCCAGGTCATCGTGGACGCCGACCCGGCGTCGTACCGCGACCCGGAGGACTTCGAGCTGGCGATCAGCGCGGCCGCCTCGCTGCTGGTGCGCGCGATCATGGACGGCTTCGACGCGACCTTCCTCTGCGGCGAGCACGCGATGACCCGAGGCACGGGCCGCTCGGCGCTCGACTCCTGCTCCCGGGCTGAGCTGACCGGCGAGGCCCTGGCAGAGGTGTCCGGTCGTGGCGCGCGACTCGCCCCCGACACCAGCCTGGTCTGCTTCGTGACCGGCCCCCACGCGCCGTTCACGACCCTCAAGCGCTCGGCGTCGCACTTCCCGATCGAGGTGGGCGAGATCGCGATGATCGTCGACTCCACCGCATCCGCATCGCTCAAGGCGGTGTCGGACCTTCCGCTGCTCACCCTCGGCAAGCTCTCCGAGCTTCCCGGCCTGCTCAAGTGGGGGCTGTGA
- a CDS encoding AAA family ATPase produces MTLTTDQAQWFSQTFDRMADNIEKAVLGKRHVVKLALTCLLAEGHLLLEDFPGTGKTQMARALANTVQGSNSRIQFTPDLLPSDVTGVTVYDQKRGAFEFHPGPIFHTIVLADEINRASPKTQSALLEVMEEGRVTVDGTTHSVGRPFMVIGTQNPIEQAGTYRLPEAQLDRFLMKTSVGYPDESSTVDILLNAGTRDRAALVEPIITAATVAQMSELGGQVHVDPAIVRYVSQLAEESRRHPHVKLGLSVRGCLAYVRTAKVWALADGRDHLIPDDIKDLAVPVLCHRLLLDAEAQFNGVTVEQVISQLLDDVAPPSERVA; encoded by the coding sequence ATGACCCTCACCACCGACCAGGCCCAGTGGTTCAGCCAGACCTTCGACCGCATGGCCGACAACATCGAGAAGGCGGTCCTCGGCAAGCGCCACGTGGTCAAGCTCGCGCTGACCTGCCTCCTGGCCGAGGGCCACCTCCTCCTGGAGGACTTCCCCGGCACCGGCAAGACCCAGATGGCGCGCGCGCTGGCCAACACCGTCCAGGGCTCCAACTCGCGCATCCAGTTCACGCCGGACCTGCTGCCCTCCGACGTGACCGGCGTGACGGTCTACGACCAGAAGCGTGGCGCGTTCGAGTTCCACCCAGGTCCGATCTTCCACACGATCGTCCTCGCTGACGAGATCAACCGTGCCTCGCCGAAGACGCAGTCGGCCCTGCTCGAGGTCATGGAGGAGGGCCGCGTGACCGTCGACGGCACGACCCACTCGGTCGGTCGCCCGTTCATGGTCATCGGCACCCAGAACCCGATCGAGCAGGCCGGCACCTACCGCCTGCCCGAGGCGCAGCTGGACCGCTTCCTGATGAAGACGTCGGTGGGCTACCCCGACGAGAGCTCGACCGTCGACATCCTGCTCAACGCCGGCACCCGCGACCGAGCGGCTCTGGTCGAGCCGATCATCACCGCGGCCACCGTCGCGCAGATGAGCGAGCTCGGCGGCCAGGTCCACGTCGACCCGGCGATCGTCCGCTACGTCTCGCAGCTCGCCGAGGAGTCGCGTCGCCACCCGCACGTGAAGCTCGGCCTGTCGGTCCGCGGCTGCCTCGCCTACGTCCGCACCGCCAAGGTGTGGGCGCTCGCTGACGGTCGCGACCACCTGATCCCCGACGACATCAAGGACCTCGCGGTCCCCGTCCTGTGCCACCGACTCCTGCTCGACGCCGAGGCGCAGTTCAACGGCGTCACCGTCGAGCAGGTCATCAGCCAGCTTCTCGACGACGTGGCACCGCCCAGCGAGCGGGTCGCCTGA
- a CDS encoding Ig-like domain-containing protein, translated as MTVASWTALATVSGVLVAYAVNADGYPVHKAELNDGGIWITNQSMGAVGRQNVPVAQIDGRVFDGTPFTASPELDVLQDGSAVISVDKAGHTLMPIDVSMATGLEDQKVSVGGTAVFGGGSLGVVAPDTGKLWATEVDPETGVASLADLVSSSKPLATVGGGTVGAAGLDGTVYAASTDSGETVTLRRAAGGPGFEKPATGEIGVKPAGALTGMTVVGDVPVMIDEKGNLLASSANLGNVGAGAALQQSGPQADEVLVATPESLVAVAVQGGKKREVADVGAQGGVAAPVTLPNGCAFAAWGSGETGTLVSACGEAKAETKNFAIEDGAELVFRVNRNQVVLNDQRSGMAWTVTGAEPQEISNWEAFQPQTEKKDDSDSHKTEAETTQPPQATDDELGARTGRTTVLNVLDNDLIASEGILSIVGIKGVNREDVQIQIAPDRQSLLATVAPGARGATGTAKFRYTIDDGTAKKTSQDDGEVTLNLRADGASGKPEPRKNAKVREYFVAAGGVIELAVTPEWRDYDYGDPIVVESVKTSGDAEVSTTALGLIRFEAPVGSKGGLQTVSYSVTTGGAAVNGTVKVHVIPAGTRTEAAQPEPDVVSGEVGGVITVRPLDNDIPGADGSDSGAKLTIAGRVAPVGGLDVETDLESGKVIIKGSKPGTYLLNYRAGFGAANRADGQIRVDISPATPEGEKPVATPDVTAVHGVSPVTVDVLANDFDPRGRMLVVQNAKPSGEDSQLEVAVIDGRWVRVNATDGEMTPKSQSVEYTISNGSATATGSINVTQRDALSGAANAPIAQMDRISVRAGDTAAAPVLDNDATPSGDPVGLVLDPSIEPIGELRVLPAVGTAYVAGRQVRFVAPEKVDGPVDVDVQYVVENTGDPTAETSIGTLKVHITPPPSKTNPNLAPTPRALEGRTVQGDLLTLKLPAVGSDPDGDSVAVTGVATAPKLGRILAFGANSLTYQAYPDAQGTDEFTYTVTDPYGATATGQVRVGVVQAGAPQAPLAINDTYFADPDRTVDVDAVANDLRTPGTQVRILPLEGAPEGVKLQSSTGPISVDAPDHGASRRTTYTISNGLDESRGVVTIKGRDGYNNPPITSDLYATPEAGATTVEVDVLAGVHDVDGPENDLKLDAVTGVETSAEGVGAKIKGGKVIVPITGVAQVLAYRVLDGDGAAAAAAIYVPAKPTGAPYLKPDAEIHMDPGSTKEVDLTDLVEDPEGDAVVLTTVDALSASPLDRLAVKGSDKDTLAVTATKSEGPGSIVFEVSDRAKLSDPEAHTAYISVPVHVGEKKPVINCPTQPVDVPEGGVSKTIDIASVCHVWTADPREAQKLDFSADWKQAINGVDVSTDGGGVQLVADGDARRGDVGTLAIGADGFEATGELLVRVVALPAPKLAPIKLDTEAGKPVSVDVDQYLNSPLPPSSRETKVLSATAAGGASAATTLEGSKITFTPKPDTDGVMRYRIEVSDVGGSATSGRPTAVGDVVLAVVARPDAPTNLVAGQEMLSNTVALTWRTPDNNGLRIDGYEVAYSGPTNGTFRCAGSPCRVTNLKNGEPYTFKVRAHNATQQNGGWSEYSNTTQATPDAFTGPVGNLRVVLQRDNAVQIAWDAPAPCDCSDVQKYRVSYAGGGVQDVAPGTRTFTARPGVNGENVTISVVPLNKKGIQENSGPVTTVTGMGAGKPAAPSAPNLSPTNRPGNATKAITVSWGAVGANGPGPASYQVQRSGGGSGTTVVCAWTTATSCADEVTNDGTVYTYQVQAKNAEADSERERVAGGSAQHISDWSGGSQIEASAPPDPIVIQSLTPTGADGTARIVFDVGASHGKTNTVTCTSSAGGCGSWTFANGGASGQTRTITGLPDGSSSTVTLRACNGGTANLCVSDQAQVVTYGPIGAVSINATPDAPAAGDRSTNWSINIDPNGKAVTYVVLRNGTQIANGTTGTGSFSRSGSENLPSYSTTYTYTVRVSDTAGSSRAGKQDSDTARTGSEPNPSVWATKGDSCSGSSCTGATIPCGATATCYFIVSNANNFVGGVSCRVYNEGGSPFETGAWTQRDGSHRTTVWVGPNIRWYIGCANGANSPVYEWDN; from the coding sequence GTGACGGTTGCGTCGTGGACGGCACTGGCGACGGTGTCCGGTGTGCTGGTGGCCTATGCCGTGAACGCTGACGGCTACCCGGTCCACAAGGCCGAGCTCAACGACGGTGGCATCTGGATCACCAACCAGTCGATGGGTGCGGTCGGCCGGCAGAACGTCCCGGTGGCGCAGATCGACGGCCGCGTCTTCGACGGCACCCCGTTCACCGCCTCTCCCGAGCTCGACGTCCTCCAGGACGGCTCCGCGGTCATCTCCGTCGACAAGGCGGGCCACACGCTCATGCCGATCGACGTCTCGATGGCGACCGGGCTCGAGGACCAGAAGGTCAGCGTCGGCGGCACTGCCGTCTTCGGCGGCGGCTCCCTCGGTGTGGTCGCTCCCGACACCGGCAAGCTCTGGGCGACCGAGGTCGACCCGGAGACCGGCGTCGCCTCGCTGGCCGACCTCGTCTCCTCCAGCAAGCCGCTCGCCACCGTCGGCGGTGGGACCGTCGGCGCTGCCGGCCTCGACGGCACCGTGTACGCCGCGTCCACGGACTCCGGCGAGACCGTCACCCTCCGCAGGGCAGCAGGTGGCCCCGGCTTCGAGAAGCCCGCGACGGGCGAGATCGGGGTCAAGCCAGCCGGAGCTCTCACGGGCATGACCGTCGTCGGCGACGTACCCGTGATGATCGACGAGAAGGGCAACCTCCTCGCGTCGTCCGCAAACCTCGGCAACGTCGGCGCGGGAGCCGCCCTCCAGCAGTCCGGTCCGCAGGCGGACGAGGTCCTGGTGGCGACCCCCGAGTCGCTCGTCGCCGTCGCCGTCCAGGGCGGCAAGAAGCGTGAGGTCGCCGACGTCGGCGCCCAGGGCGGCGTCGCCGCACCTGTCACGCTTCCCAACGGTTGCGCGTTCGCGGCCTGGGGCTCCGGGGAGACCGGCACGCTTGTCTCAGCGTGTGGCGAGGCGAAGGCCGAGACCAAGAACTTCGCGATCGAGGACGGCGCGGAGCTCGTCTTCCGGGTCAACCGCAACCAGGTCGTGCTCAACGACCAGCGCAGCGGCATGGCCTGGACGGTCACTGGTGCCGAGCCGCAGGAGATCTCCAACTGGGAGGCGTTCCAGCCGCAGACCGAGAAGAAGGACGACTCGGACTCGCACAAGACCGAGGCGGAGACCACCCAGCCGCCGCAGGCCACGGACGACGAGCTGGGTGCGCGCACCGGCCGGACCACTGTCCTCAACGTCCTCGACAACGACCTGATCGCGTCCGAGGGGATCCTCTCGATCGTCGGCATCAAGGGTGTCAACCGCGAGGACGTGCAGATCCAGATCGCTCCGGACCGGCAGTCGCTCCTCGCGACGGTCGCCCCCGGCGCCCGCGGCGCCACCGGCACCGCCAAGTTCCGCTACACGATCGACGACGGCACGGCGAAGAAGACCTCGCAGGACGACGGTGAGGTGACCCTCAACCTGCGGGCCGACGGTGCCAGCGGCAAACCCGAACCGAGGAAGAACGCCAAGGTCCGCGAGTACTTCGTCGCTGCCGGTGGCGTCATCGAGCTGGCCGTGACACCTGAGTGGCGTGACTACGACTACGGCGACCCGATCGTCGTCGAGTCCGTGAAGACCAGCGGGGACGCCGAGGTCAGCACCACGGCGCTCGGCCTGATCCGCTTCGAGGCTCCGGTCGGCAGCAAGGGCGGCCTCCAGACCGTGAGCTACTCCGTGACCACCGGTGGCGCCGCGGTCAACGGCACCGTCAAGGTCCACGTGATCCCCGCCGGCACCCGCACCGAGGCCGCACAGCCCGAGCCGGACGTGGTGTCCGGTGAGGTCGGTGGCGTGATCACGGTGCGTCCGCTCGACAACGACATCCCTGGCGCTGACGGCTCCGACTCCGGTGCGAAGCTCACGATCGCCGGCCGGGTGGCACCCGTCGGAGGCCTCGACGTCGAGACCGACCTCGAGTCCGGCAAGGTGATCATCAAGGGCAGCAAGCCGGGCACCTACCTGCTCAACTACCGGGCTGGCTTCGGCGCGGCGAACCGCGCGGACGGCCAGATCCGCGTGGACATCAGCCCGGCGACGCCCGAGGGCGAGAAGCCGGTGGCGACTCCGGACGTGACCGCGGTCCACGGCGTCTCGCCGGTCACGGTCGACGTGCTGGCCAACGACTTCGACCCGCGCGGTCGCATGCTCGTCGTGCAGAACGCGAAGCCGTCGGGGGAGGACAGCCAGCTGGAGGTGGCTGTCATCGACGGTCGTTGGGTCCGCGTGAACGCCACCGACGGCGAGATGACGCCGAAGAGCCAGTCGGTCGAGTACACGATCAGCAACGGCAGTGCGACCGCGACCGGGTCCATCAACGTCACCCAGCGCGACGCCCTGTCCGGTGCCGCCAACGCCCCCATCGCGCAGATGGACCGGATCAGCGTCCGCGCCGGCGACACCGCGGCGGCACCGGTTCTCGACAATGACGCCACGCCGTCCGGCGACCCCGTGGGCCTCGTCCTCGACCCGTCGATCGAGCCGATCGGTGAGCTGCGCGTGCTGCCGGCCGTCGGCACGGCGTACGTCGCTGGCCGCCAGGTCCGCTTCGTCGCGCCCGAGAAGGTCGACGGCCCCGTCGACGTCGATGTGCAGTACGTCGTGGAGAACACCGGCGACCCGACCGCCGAGACCTCGATCGGCACCTTGAAGGTGCACATCACGCCGCCCCCGTCGAAGACCAACCCCAACCTCGCGCCGACCCCGCGCGCGCTGGAGGGCCGCACGGTCCAGGGCGATCTGCTCACGCTCAAGCTGCCCGCGGTCGGTTCCGACCCTGACGGTGACTCGGTGGCCGTGACCGGCGTCGCGACGGCCCCGAAGCTCGGCCGCATCCTGGCCTTCGGTGCCAACTCGCTGACCTACCAGGCCTACCCGGACGCGCAGGGCACCGATGAGTTCACCTACACCGTCACCGACCCCTACGGCGCCACGGCGACCGGGCAGGTCCGGGTCGGGGTCGTCCAGGCCGGTGCCCCGCAGGCACCACTCGCGATCAACGACACCTACTTCGCCGACCCCGACCGCACCGTCGACGTGGACGCGGTTGCCAACGACCTGCGCACCCCCGGCACGCAGGTCCGGATCCTGCCGCTGGAAGGCGCACCCGAGGGGGTGAAGCTCCAGTCGAGCACCGGCCCGATCAGCGTGGACGCCCCCGACCACGGCGCGAGCCGCCGCACGACGTACACGATCAGCAATGGCCTCGACGAGTCCCGCGGCGTCGTGACGATCAAGGGTCGCGACGGCTACAACAACCCGCCGATCACGTCCGACCTCTACGCGACGCCGGAGGCCGGTGCCACCACCGTCGAAGTCGACGTACTGGCCGGCGTCCACGACGTCGACGGGCCCGAGAACGACCTGAAGCTCGATGCCGTCACCGGGGTCGAGACCTCCGCGGAGGGTGTCGGCGCGAAGATCAAGGGCGGCAAGGTGATCGTCCCGATCACCGGCGTGGCCCAGGTCCTTGCCTACCGCGTGCTCGACGGGGACGGGGCAGCCGCCGCCGCGGCGATCTACGTGCCTGCCAAGCCGACCGGAGCGCCGTACCTCAAGCCGGACGCCGAGATCCACATGGATCCGGGCAGCACCAAGGAGGTCGACCTCACCGACCTCGTTGAGGACCCCGAGGGCGACGCGGTTGTCCTGACCACCGTCGACGCACTCAGTGCCTCGCCGCTCGACCGGCTTGCGGTGAAGGGCAGCGACAAGGACACGCTCGCCGTCACCGCGACCAAGAGCGAGGGCCCCGGCTCCATCGTCTTCGAGGTCTCCGACCGGGCAAAGCTCTCCGACCCCGAGGCCCACACGGCCTACATCTCCGTCCCGGTCCACGTCGGTGAGAAGAAGCCGGTCATCAACTGCCCGACGCAGCCCGTCGACGTTCCCGAAGGTGGCGTCAGCAAGACGATCGACATCGCCTCGGTCTGCCATGTCTGGACGGCCGACCCGCGCGAAGCGCAGAAGCTCGACTTCTCGGCTGACTGGAAGCAAGCCATCAACGGCGTGGATGTCTCGACCGATGGCGGCGGCGTCCAGCTCGTGGCCGATGGCGACGCGCGCCGGGGAGACGTCGGCACACTCGCGATCGGTGCGGACGGCTTCGAGGCGACCGGCGAGCTGCTCGTGCGCGTCGTCGCCCTTCCGGCGCCGAAGCTGGCACCGATCAAGCTCGACACCGAGGCCGGCAAGCCGGTCAGCGTCGATGTCGACCAGTACCTCAACTCGCCATTGCCGCCCAGCAGCCGCGAGACGAAGGTCCTCAGCGCGACCGCGGCCGGCGGAGCCTCCGCGGCAACCACCCTCGAGGGCTCGAAGATCACCTTCACGCCCAAGCCCGACACCGACGGTGTCATGCGCTACCGCATCGAGGTCTCCGATGTCGGCGGCAGCGCGACGAGTGGTCGCCCGACGGCCGTCGGCGACGTCGTACTCGCCGTCGTGGCGCGCCCCGACGCCCCGACGAACCTGGTTGCCGGGCAGGAGATGCTCTCCAACACGGTCGCGCTGACCTGGCGCACCCCGGACAACAACGGCCTGCGCATCGACGGCTACGAGGTCGCCTACAGCGGCCCGACGAACGGCACCTTCCGCTGTGCGGGATCGCCCTGTCGCGTCACGAATCTCAAGAACGGCGAGCCCTACACGTTCAAGGTCCGCGCCCACAACGCCACCCAGCAGAACGGCGGATGGTCCGAGTACAGCAACACCACGCAGGCCACCCCCGACGCCTTCACCGGCCCGGTCGGCAACCTCCGCGTCGTGCTGCAGCGCGACAACGCGGTCCAGATCGCGTGGGACGCCCCGGCCCCCTGTGACTGCAGCGACGTGCAGAAGTACCGCGTCTCCTACGCCGGTGGCGGCGTCCAGGACGTTGCGCCCGGCACGCGCACCTTCACGGCGCGGCCAGGAGTGAATGGCGAGAACGTCACCATCTCCGTGGTGCCGCTCAACAAGAAGGGCATCCAGGAGAACAGCGGACCGGTCACCACCGTCACCGGCATGGGAGCCGGGAAGCCGGCGGCCCCGAGCGCCCCCAACCTGTCCCCGACCAACCGGCCCGGCAACGCGACGAAGGCGATCACCGTGTCGTGGGGCGCCGTCGGTGCCAACGGCCCGGGCCCTGCGTCGTACCAGGTGCAGCGGTCGGGTGGAGGCTCCGGGACGACGGTTGTGTGCGCCTGGACGACGGCGACCTCGTGCGCCGACGAGGTCACCAATGACGGCACCGTCTACACGTATCAGGTGCAGGCCAAGAACGCCGAGGCCGACTCCGAGCGCGAGCGGGTCGCCGGCGGCTCCGCTCAGCACATCTCGGACTGGTCCGGCGGTAGCCAGATCGAGGCCTCGGCCCCGCCGGACCCGATCGTGATCCAGTCCCTCACCCCGACCGGCGCCGACGGCACTGCCCGGATCGTCTTCGACGTGGGTGCCTCGCACGGCAAGACCAACACCGTCACCTGCACGAGCTCGGCCGGCGGCTGCGGCAGCTGGACGTTCGCGAACGGAGGCGCCTCGGGGCAGACCCGGACCATCACCGGCCTGCCCGACGGCAGCAGCTCGACGGTCACCCTGCGCGCGTGCAACGGCGGCACGGCCAACCTCTGCGTCTCCGACCAGGCCCAGGTCGTCACCTACGGACCGATCGGCGCCGTGTCGATCAACGCGACGCCCGACGCCCCGGCTGCGGGTGACCGGAGCACCAACTGGTCGATCAACATCGACCCGAATGGCAAGGCGGTCACCTACGTGGTGCTGCGCAACGGCACCCAGATCGCCAACGGCACCACCGGCACCGGATCGTTCAGCCGGAGCGGCTCGGAGAACCTGCCGAGCTACTCCACGACGTACACCTACACGGTGCGCGTGAGCGACACGGCGGGCAGCAGCCGCGCGGGCAAGCAGGACTCCGACACCGCCCGCACCGGCTCGGAACCGAACCCGTCGGTCTGGGCGACCAAGGGCGACAGCTGCTCCGGCAGCAGCTGCACCGGCGCGACGATCCCGTGTGGAGCGACGGCCACCTGCTACTTCATCGTCTCCAACGCGAACAACTTCGTGGGAGGCGTGAGCTGCCGGGTCTACAACGAGGGCGGGTCCCCGTTCGAGACGGGCGCGTGGACGCAGCGGGACGGCTCGCACCGGACCACCGTGTGGGTCGGGCCGAACATCCGGTGGTACATCGGGTGCGCCAACGGAGCGAACTCGCCGGTTTACGAGTGGGACAACTAG